From the genome of Campylobacter suis, one region includes:
- a CDS encoding formate dehydrogenase subunit alpha — protein sequence MAVDHPISQGSHCCKGIDQIDLTKSKQRIKYPMKIVNGKWQRISWETAVNEIGDKMLELRAKHGPDCVEFLGSAKFSDEQAWYFRKFAAFWGTNNIDHVARIUHSASVAGAANTWGYGAMTNHFGDIAANSKAIMVVGANSAVANPVGGMKHFLQAKDRSNAKLIVVDPIFTKTAAKADHFVRVRPGTDIAFAYGMLHLIFKNGWEDKEFIKDRTYGIDEIRQEAEKWTPEEVENVTGVPADQLIQITRLFATTKPAAIAWSLGLTQHSIGSSNTRIFPIIQLVLGNAGKSGGGCQIIRGHDNVQGATDMGNLADSLPTYYGLGDAAWKHFCKGWGQDFDEFVKRFAVSTKEPKQGSEPVKGTKFTEYFYHDPQNPEDRNWRNEKGWSLSKWWQGVLKEEKTFSSGDLRAVWVQGTGITSMAHLTKIQEAVAKLDLLVVAEPFVNEIAILADRKENTYILPVATQFENEGIVVATNRAAQWRTKVVDPLFESKPDHEVMFEFAKKWGFYEEYTKSLLMDDTLKVVKDKFVWPDDATRELARMGQSIGLQGWQPERLRRHQENWANFDPDTLIGIGGDVKGEYYSLPWPCWDKQHPGTPILYDLSKPYTEGGCGFRNRFGLEHNGVSQIADESIQLKGAKVKGGYPQITKANIEEVLGITLTEDEKAQMGDNWMMDYSGIINKKCREAGVAPFGNARARASVWEFIDQIPKHREPLHSPRWDLVQKYPAIDDQARNFRVESKFKSEQQKQDWSKDFPTIMSSLRLVNLSGAGMLERTSKYLAAITPEMFAYVHPELAMKYGIGDKEMMWIHSPQGTKIKVKCYHNQTVTPDRICLPYNFAGIMQGVDLSSRYPEGTKPYTIGESSNTITNYGFDPVTQISEYNAGLCRLEKADDMGFKTQFFDEILGSKELA from the coding sequence ATGGCGGTAGATCACCCTATATCTCAGGGAAGTCACTGCTGTAAGGGTATCGATCAGATCGATCTAACCAAGTCAAAACAGCGTATCAAATACCCGATGAAAATCGTAAATGGTAAATGGCAACGCATTAGCTGGGAGACAGCGGTAAATGAGATCGGCGATAAGATGCTTGAGCTTCGTGCAAAGCATGGTCCTGATTGCGTTGAGTTTTTAGGATCGGCCAAATTTAGCGATGAGCAAGCATGGTATTTTAGAAAATTTGCAGCATTTTGGGGCACGAATAATATAGACCACGTTGCCCGTATTTGACATAGCGCATCAGTCGCCGGAGCGGCGAATACTTGGGGTTATGGCGCGATGACAAACCACTTTGGAGATATAGCGGCAAATTCAAAAGCCATCATGGTTGTAGGTGCAAACTCAGCAGTTGCAAATCCAGTTGGTGGTATGAAACACTTTTTACAAGCAAAAGATAGAAGCAACGCAAAGCTTATCGTTGTTGATCCTATCTTTACAAAAACAGCGGCAAAGGCTGATCACTTCGTGCGCGTTAGACCGGGCACAGATATAGCGTTTGCTTATGGTATGCTTCATCTTATATTTAAAAATGGCTGGGAAGATAAAGAATTTATCAAAGACCGCACTTATGGCATAGATGAAATTCGCCAAGAGGCTGAAAAATGGACGCCAGAAGAGGTCGAAAATGTCACAGGTGTGCCAGCAGATCAGCTGATACAAATAACTAGACTTTTTGCGACAACAAAGCCAGCAGCTATCGCATGGTCTTTGGGTCTTACACAGCACTCAATAGGCAGTTCAAATACGAGAATTTTCCCTATTATCCAGCTTGTTCTTGGTAATGCAGGCAAATCAGGTGGCGGCTGTCAAATCATCCGCGGTCACGACAATGTTCAGGGTGCTACTGATATGGGCAACCTTGCTGATAGTTTGCCGACTTACTACGGTCTTGGCGATGCGGCTTGGAAGCACTTTTGTAAGGGCTGGGGACAGGATTTTGATGAGTTTGTCAAACGCTTTGCAGTATCAACAAAAGAGCCAAAGCAGGGCAGTGAGCCAGTTAAAGGGACAAAATTTACAGAGTATTTTTATCATGATCCACAAAATCCAGAGGATAGAAACTGGAGAAACGAAAAGGGCTGGAGCTTGTCAAAATGGTGGCAAGGCGTGCTAAAAGAGGAAAAAACTTTTTCAAGTGGCGATTTAAGAGCTGTTTGGGTTCAAGGAACTGGTATAACTTCTATGGCGCACCTAACAAAAATTCAAGAAGCGGTAGCAAAACTTGACTTGCTTGTTGTGGCTGAGCCATTTGTAAATGAGATAGCTATCCTTGCAGATAGAAAAGAAAATACATACATACTACCCGTGGCAACGCAGTTTGAAAACGAGGGTATCGTAGTGGCTACAAACCGCGCGGCTCAGTGGAGAACAAAGGTTGTTGATCCGCTTTTTGAAAGCAAGCCAGACCATGAAGTTATGTTTGAATTTGCTAAAAAATGGGGCTTTTATGAGGAATATACAAAGTCATTGCTAATGGATGACACGCTAAAAGTTGTCAAAGATAAATTTGTATGGCCAGATGATGCGACTCGTGAGCTAGCTCGTATGGGCCAGTCTATCGGACTGCAAGGCTGGCAGCCAGAGCGCTTAAGAAGGCACCAAGAAAACTGGGCAAATTTTGACCCTGATACGCTTATTGGTATCGGTGGCGATGTTAAGGGCGAATATTACAGCCTTCCGTGGCCTTGCTGGGATAAACAGCACCCTGGCACCCCGATACTTTATGATTTAAGCAAGCCTTATACCGAGGGTGGTTGTGGCTTTAGAAATCGCTTTGGACTTGAACACAATGGTGTTAGCCAGATAGCTGATGAGAGTATCCAGCTAAAAGGTGCAAAGGTAAAAGGCGGCTATCCTCAAATCACAAAAGCAAATATCGAAGAGGTGCTTGGTATCACGCTAACTGAAGATGAAAAAGCACAGATGGGCGATAACTGGATGATGGATTATAGCGGTATTATCAATAAAAAATGCCGTGAAGCGGGTGTTGCGCCATTTGGTAACGCAAGAGCAAGAGCGTCTGTTTGGGAATTTATCGATCAAATTCCAAAGCACAGAGAGCCACTTCACTCACCACGCTGGGATCTAGTTCAAAAGTATCCAGCTATCGATGATCAGGCTAGAAATTTCCGTGTTGAGAGCAAATTTAAGAGCGAACAGCAAAAGCAAGACTGGAGCAAAGACTTCCCAACTATCATGAGCTCACTTCGTCTTGTAAATTTAAGTGGTGCTGGTATGCTTGAGCGAACGAGTAAGTATCTAGCAGCTATCACGCCTGAGATGTTTGCCTATGTTCATCCAGAACTAGCGATGAAATACGGTATCGGCGATAAAGAGATGATGTGGATACACAGCCCACAAGGCACAAAGATAAAAGTAAAGTGCTATCACAACCAAACGGTTACACCAGATCGTATCTGCTTGCCGTATAACTTTGCGGGTATCATGCAAGGTGTGGATCTTTCATCACGCTATCCAGAGGGCACAAAGCCTTATACGATAGGCGAAAGTTCAAACACTATCACAAACTACGGCTTTGACCCTGTGACGCAAATTTCAGAATACAATGCCGGTCTTTGCCGCTTAGAAAAAGCTGATGATATGGGCTTTAAAACTCAGTTCTTTGATGAAATTTTAGGAAGTAAGGAGCTTGCATAA
- a CDS encoding type II secretion system protein has protein sequence MRRGFTMIELIFVIVILGILAAVAIPRLTITRDDAEVAKAATNLSTLVADISAYYTSQGTFAPTFKEMTNVQVANEATSALRSATSLETKTATLKTADKECIKIFLSGAVAGGQPATLLIQPGLNASEPICSKILEMGTVKAFTQANFKYTPAGQTAPQEVNGIAISGIGVKY, from the coding sequence ATGAGACGCGGTTTTACGATGATAGAGCTTATATTTGTCATCGTTATACTTGGAATTTTAGCAGCTGTTGCGATACCAAGACTAACAATAACAAGAGATGATGCAGAGGTAGCAAAAGCAGCAACTAATCTTTCTACTTTGGTTGCAGATATTAGTGCGTACTATACATCACAAGGAACATTTGCACCGACATTTAAAGAGATGACAAATGTCCAAGTTGCTAACGAGGCAACAAGCGCCTTAAGAAGTGCAACATCTTTAGAGACAAAGACAGCAACTTTAAAAACAGCAGACAAAGAGTGTATTAAAATTTTTCTTAGTGGCGCAGTAGCTGGCGGTCAGCCTGCCACTCTTTTAATACAGCCAGGCTTAAACGCAAGTGAGCCGATATGCTCTAAAATTTTAGAAATGGGAACTGTAAAAGCTTTCACGCAGGCAAATTTTAAGTACACTCCAGCAGGTCAAACAGCGCCACAAGAGGTTAATGGTATAGCCATAAGTGGTATCGGAGTGAAGTATTAA
- the fdh3B gene encoding formate dehydrogenase FDH3 subunit beta, whose product MARMKFYVDNDRCISCFGCQVACSGAHEVPVGIYRRKVITLNDGVHGKEISTTIACQHCTDAPCEQVCPVDCFYIRADGIVLHDKKKCIGCGYCLYACPFGAPQFPRDGAFGIKGEMDKCTMCAGGPEETFSNEELHLYGQNRIAEGKVPMCAAICSTNALLVGDATEVANVYRKRVMTRNAVTKL is encoded by the coding sequence ATGGCACGGATGAAATTTTATGTTGATAATGACAGATGTATCAGTTGCTTTGGTTGTCAAGTTGCTTGCTCTGGCGCTCACGAAGTTCCAGTGGGAATTTACCGCCGCAAGGTCATTACTCTAAATGACGGCGTTCATGGTAAAGAAATTTCAACAACCATAGCTTGTCAGCACTGCACCGACGCACCTTGTGAGCAAGTTTGCCCAGTGGATTGCTTTTATATCCGCGCCGATGGTATCGTGCTTCATGATAAGAAAAAGTGTATTGGCTGTGGATACTGCCTTTATGCTTGTCCTTTTGGTGCACCGCAGTTCCCAAGAGATGGGGCATTTGGCATAAAAGGCGAAATGGATAAATGCACGATGTGTGCAGGTGGTCCAGAAGAAACTTTCTCAAACGAAGAGCTTCATTTATATGGACAAAACCGTATCGCAGAGGGCAAAGTGCCAATGTGCGCGGCTATTTGTTCTACAAACGCACTTCTTGTTGGAGATGCTACTGAGGTAGCAAATGTCTATCGCAAACGCGTTATGACGAGAAATGCGGTAACAAAACTGTAG
- a CDS encoding TorD/DmsD family molecular chaperone — MNKNVEILKARSYYYEFFATPLFFYENDERFKIWQTQLEQLSQNPLNEASQHAFEALKKFDFTTFADEQNSVLFDLSYINVPLTASFYEEGRDEGAARLRVIEILKKSPYRRDTSNCLNSEDFVGFIFLLMSTFLADECEPSNELDLSSELFERLINGFADEFAYMLKTHKCAKFFESFAIILQSFISLERSILAVQAPEKNTNEKSVAEVAMERKPYQTKMPTVKSKMNWDEFTAL; from the coding sequence ATGAATAAAAATGTAGAAATTTTAAAAGCTAGGTCGTATTATTACGAATTTTTTGCTACACCGCTATTTTTTTATGAAAATGATGAGCGGTTTAAAATTTGGCAAACACAGCTTGAACAGCTCTCACAAAACCCACTAAATGAAGCAAGCCAGCACGCATTTGAGGCGTTAAAAAAATTTGACTTTACCACTTTTGCTGATGAGCAAAACTCGGTTTTGTTTGATCTAAGTTATATAAATGTCCCGCTAACTGCGAGTTTTTATGAAGAGGGGCGTGATGAGGGCGCTGCAAGGCTTAGGGTGATTGAAATTTTAAAAAAGAGCCCTTATCGAAGAGATACTAGCAACTGCCTAAATAGCGAGGATTTTGTTGGTTTTATATTTCTTTTGATGTCTACATTTTTAGCCGATGAGTGCGAGCCAAGCAATGAGCTTGATCTAAGTAGCGAGCTTTTTGAAAGGCTTATAAATGGCTTTGCAGACGAGTTTGCTTACATGCTAAAAACGCATAAGTGTGCGAAATTTTTTGAGTCATTTGCGATTATATTACAAAGTTTCATATCGCTTGAGCGTTCGATACTTGCAGTGCAGGCTCCTGAAAAAAATACAAACGAAAAAAGTGTTGCAGAAGTTGCAATGGAGCGAAAGCCTTATCAAACCAAGATGCCTACTGTTAAAAGTAAGATGAATTGGGATGAATTTACCGCGTTATAA
- a CDS encoding Tat pathway signal protein codes for MKQDRREFLKKSLKVGAVAGVVATPLAAKVTSEELTADGNGVVVGTSNKKEVLYHKSLAWEKFYKVAY; via the coding sequence ATGAAACAAGACAGACGAGAATTTCTCAAAAAATCCCTCAAAGTTGGCGCCGTAGCTGGCGTAGTAGCCACACCTTTGGCTGCAAAAGTCACTAGCGAGGAGCTAACGGCTGATGGAAATGGCGTTGTAGTCGGAACATCAAACAAAAAAGAGGTGCTCTATCATAAGAGCCTAGCCTGGGAAAAATTCTACAAAGTCGCCTACTAG